A region from the Acanthopagrus latus isolate v.2019 chromosome 8, fAcaLat1.1, whole genome shotgun sequence genome encodes:
- the tmem170a gene encoding transmembrane protein 170A yields MQDRYSEIGFVQQILGLNLVPRKNGTHRGNDTSLSDFSEMWYGVFLWAAVSSLVFHLPAALLSLATLRQHKMARFMPIAILLMGIVGPVCGGVLTSAAIAGVYKAAGKRMISLEALVFGVGQSFCVLVISFLRVLATL; encoded by the exons ATGCAGGATAGGTATAGCGAGATAGGCTTTGTACAGCAAATACTCGGTTTGAATTTAGTGCCGAGAAAAAATGGCACACACCGAGGAAACGACACATCTCTCAGCGACTTCTCAG AGATGTGGTATGGAGTGTTTCTATGGGCAGCAGTCTCCTCTCTGGTCTTCCAcctgcctgctgctctgctctctctcgcCACACTGCGCCAGCACAAGATGGCCCGATTCATGCCCATTGCCATCCTCCTGATGGGCATCGTTGGGCCAGTTTGTGGGGGAGTCCTCACCA GTGCAGCCATCGCAGGTGTGTACAAGGCAGCAGGGAAGAGGATGATCTCTTTGGAGGCTCTTGTTTTTGGTGTTGGACAGTCGTTTTGTGTCCTCGTCATCTCCTTCCTCAGGGTACTTGCTACCCTTTAG